GAACATGGCGATAATAATGGACCAGCGCCCTGTTCTTACCATCTGGATTTCCGTAGCATCCGCCTTTAAATATTTTTTGTAAATATCCAGCGTGAAAATGGTTGAAATACTGTTTACCTTTCCTGCCAGAGATGCTACGATCGCCGCCGTGAGTGCGGCAACGGCAAGACCTTTCAACCCGGTTGGCAGAAATCCTAAAATGGCCGAATAGGCACCGTCTTTTACCCCGTTGAACCCTGTTAAATGACCTTTCGTATATAAGACATACGCCGCAATCCCCGGAAGCATGACGATAATCGGCATGAATAATTTTAAAAACCCCGCAAATAAAATCCCTGTTCTGGCCGTTTTTAAATCAGCTCCCAAAGCACGCTGGGTAATATACTGGTTGCAGCCCCAATAGTTCAGGTTAACAATCCACTGGCCTGCAAAATACATGGCCAGGCCCGGCAGCACCACGTATTTCTGCACATTCAGGTTTTCCGGCATTGCCAGGGTTGTGGTTGTTGTGGCTGGTTTGTCTAAAATTAATTTAAAATGCTGCGGCGCTTCATTCATCAACGTCTGAAAACCTGCCAAAGCATTTCCTACCGCTGCCCCGTTGATCCTCTGATCGACAATCTGCAGTGCCATGTAAACAGTGGCAAAACCTCCGATAATCAGGACGGCTACCTGAATAACGTCCGTGTACCCGATCACTTTCATTCCGCCCAGACCAATCAGCAAAGCCATCAGCAGCAATCCGATCATGATGATATGGAGATTGTCGCCTCCCAATAAGGTATCAATTGCCAGAGCCCCGAGATAAAGGATGGAGGTAAGATTTACAATGACGTAGAGAAAAAGCCAGAACACCGCCATAATCAGGGAAACCGATTTGTTGTAACGGGTTTCCAGGAACTGAGGCATGGTGTAAATTTTATTTTTAAGATAAATCGGGATAAACCAGATGGCAATGATGATGAGCGCAACAGCGGCAAGCCATTCGTAAGCGGCAACCGCAATCCCTACAAAAAAGCCTTCACCGCTCATTCCGATGAACTGCTCTGCGGAAATATTGGAGGCTATCAAACTGGCCCCGATGGCCCACCAGGTAAGCGACCCTTCTGCGAGAAAATAATCTTTGCTGCCTGTTGCCGCAGATTTTTTCCTGTTGTAAATCCAGATCCCATATCCTGCGACCACCACAAAATAAATAAGGAATATGATGATGTCGATAGTTGATAAGTTTCCCATAATTATTTTTTAACAGAGAATTTATAAATTGTTTTAGTCTGATATTTTTGTCCCGGCTGTAATTCCGTTGAAGGAAAAGCCTTCTGGTTCGGGGAATCCGGATAATGCTGGGTCTCCAGGCAGAACCCGCTCCTTTTTTCATATTTACCACCGGTTTTGGTTTCATACTTCCCATCCAGGAAGTTCCCGGAATAGAACTGAACGCCGGGCTGGTCGCTCATTACTTCCATTACCCTTCCGCTTTCGGGATGGCAGACGGCAGCAATGGTTCTCAGGTCTTTTCCGTTCAGCATCCAGTTATGATCATACCCTTCACCCAACCGGAGCTGTTCGTCATCGGCATCAATGTCTCTGCCGATTGTTCTGGAAACCGTAAAATCAAACGGAGTTCCTTTTACTTCCCTGAGTTCTCCGGTTGGAATTATATTTTCATTTACAGGCAGAAACTGATCTGCAATGATCTGCATTTCATGATCGGTAATTGCTTTTGTAAAATCCCCTGAAAGGTTAAAATAAGAATGCTGGGTGAGATTGACAACGGTAGCCTTATCCACTATCGCTTCATATGAAATTTCCAGGGCATTGTTATCAGTTAGCGTATAAAATACGGTTGTGGTAAGCCGGCCCGGGAACCCTTCTTCACCGTCTGCGCTAACGTAGGTCAGTTTAAGGGTGGGAAACTGAGCATTTTCTACCGGTTCTACCGTCCAGATTTTGGTATCAAAGCCTTCTTTACCGCCATGAAGGCTGTTCAGACCGTCATTTGCATACAGCTTGCAGGTTTTCCCTTCTAAAGTAAATTCCGCATTGCCAATCCTGTTCCCGTACCTTCCGACCAGGGCTCCGAAAAAGTACGGATTCCCGTTGAAATAATCTTCAGGTTTTGTAAACCCTAAAACAACATCTTCATATATTCCGTTCTTATCGGGTGCAGTAAGAGAAATAATGGTACCGCCGTAGCCGATAACCTCTACTTTCATTCCGTTTCTATTGGTCAGGGTATATTTTTTAACAGAATCCCCCTTTCCGGTTACTCCATACTCTGAAACCTCTGTGTTTTCCATATTTTATGATTATGTTTTTTGATTAATTCTTTTTATTACAGCCGAAAATACATAAAACTGTTAAGAAATAAAGCGATTTATTTTCTGTTTTTTCCATAATTGATTTTCTCTTTGAAGAATTAATTATGGATTTATCTGACTACGGATCATCGTAGTTTTCAAACTTAACCCGATTTTATGAAAAGGCTGTAGGGGCAAGCCGACAGCCTTTTCTTGTGTAACCAGTTCAGGCTATTTCTTTATGAATTTACCTGCTGTGGTTTTCCCCGAGCCTGATATTTCAATAAAATAGATTCCTGAAGGAAGTTTTGAAACATCAATTCTGTTTTTGCCATGAGTTAATTTTGCTTTTTGAGATACGGTGCTTCCTTTTGCATCAATGATAGAATAATCTGCATCAGCCGATTTCCAATCAACAAAAATTTCATTTTCAGCCGGGTTCGGATACAGGACTATTCCATTATTATCCACCCTTACGTCATTAACGCCAAGCGTGGCAAAGCTCAACGAAAGAAAATCATTCGTGTAAGCATTATTTTCAGTAAGATACCCCTGAAACGAACTGATTACCGGTTCATTACCCGCTGTTACTTTATAAAATCCGGTAATACCGTTTTCTGTTTTCAGTACATATCCTCCCGCAGCCGCTTTTACGGACTGGTAAACACCGTTGATCTGGTTAACGGTAATGGCTTTTGGTGTAGAAACAGCACCTGATCCGGTGAATGTTTTGCTCCCTGTAGCATTGATTAATACGGGAATATTGGCAGGAATCACCCCATTTGAAACAGGCGTGCATACAACAGCTCCGGAACCAGGCTGCATTGTGTATGCCATAACCCCCGAAGGAACGGCTGACTGAAAGGGTAAAATAACAATACCATACCCATTAAAAGTTCTTGTATACGTGGCAGAACCCGTGTTAAAACCGAACGGCACCTGAAAATCTTTGCCCAGATCCGAAAGCACAAGGTCCTGGCAGGAATTGCCTGAAACCACATTGGTATTGCTGTTGCCGACACTTCCGTTAACGTAAAAAATACTATTGCGATTGGCAGAAGCACTGTTCCAGGTATTTGCAGAAGTTATTCCTGTAACATCCCTGAAGTCTATGGATGTGTAATATTCATTTTCCAGGGCATCCATGAGACTGCTGTCTGTAGGCGAGTAAGCCGATGCAAATTTTGAAGCTCTTTCATTTCCTACATTGAAATAGACATCTCCAAAAGTCAGGGTAAGAATAGAACTGTAGTTCCCGCTCCTGAGCCCGATGATTCCTTTGCAACCATACGGAAGTACTGCTCTGGAGATGTCAAATACTAGATTGAAGCTCCCTGAGCCCTGTGCAGGAAATGCAATGTTGCCATAATTATGAGACCTTACCGTTCCGCTGGTGTCTACATAATACAGGGTTGTATTGGAAGAAGTCGGCAGGCCGCTGGTGGTGTAGGATAATACATTAAAAATTAGTTTATTATAACGGTCATCCAGATTTAAATACCCATTGTTGGTATTTGTGTTTGAGCTTATCAGCGGAGTGGAATTATAGAAGGTAACTGTTTTTCCGCTCAGCTGGTAGCCAGTCCCGAATGCTGAATTGGTAGTGGCCTGGGTTTCAATTTTATTATAATGAACATCGCCGCCCGTCATTAATGATACCGGCCTGTCGCTGCTTTTATTAAAAACAAAGGTCATTACACTGGAAGGGCTCACCTGAACTGTCGGACGGAAACTTGCCGTACTGAAAGAGAAAGGTGATGAAGCCATATTTACAGATTGTGATGTAGTGGTCTGTACTCCTGAAGTGGTAAAGAACGGCAGGTCAACCTTAAGATCATACGTGCCGGAAGAAGGATTGATAACCACAAGGGTAATCTGGCTGCCGTCCGGCGAGATATACGACGAGCCTTCCAATGTTCCGCCTGGGGTCTCCCATTTTGCATCAATTCTGGTTTTTCCGGTGGTATTTTTAGCATACTGGGATAAAATATACCCTCGCTTGGTCATATTGCCGGAAGCTGTTCCGTATGTGCCGTCACCCATCAGCCCGTAATATCTTTTCGATGCGTAATGAATCCATGCATTTACATTTCCCAGCAATGCAGTATTGACGCTTTTTGCGAAAGTAAACCCATCGGTATTCCATATAAAATCTCTCGGTGTCTGGCTGCTGGGAGAATTCCAGTTGATCAGATATTCCGTCTGCCATATCTCTTTGTTATGATTCTGAAACTGCTTGTAGACAGACTGTATGGCACCGTACTGATGGCCTCCGTATACTTCAAAATTTGCCATAACGGCCGGGTCTAAAAATGCATTGGCATAATTATCCGTAAAACCGACACTTTCCGGCGCAATTACTTTACAGTTGATAAGCTGACCGTAGTTTTTCACAAAATTCGCAATTTGTGTCGGTGTCCAGATGCATCCCTGGTACTGTGCCATTTCATCTGGTTCATTCTGTATGGATATATAATCGAGAGTTACCCCATTATCCTGCAGATAAGTAACAAAACTGTTGAGATACAGGGCATAGTCCTGATATTTTTCCGGTTTTAGATACCCGATTTGCTGTATGCCGTTGGCGTCGGTATATACTGCATTCACATGGTTATTGGTTTTCCAGTCTGCGGGCATCGTCCACGGACTGGCGAACAGGGTAAGCCCCATGGATTTTGCCAGCTGTGCCGTAGCCAGAACTGCATTCCAGTTGCTGCTCTGATCCGGGATGTAAAGGCGCATGATATTGTAGCCTCCTTCGCTGCCAGTACCCCAGAGCTTCTGGATTTCTGTAGTCGTCATATGGTTGTATGCGAACTGCGGACTGCAGACAAAACCGCCGAAACCGGTAATTTTCTGATAAGCCACCGTCTTATCAATTTTAACTTTTGCCTGCACGTTTTGTGCTTTCAGCTGTACTGAAACGGCAATACCTGTAATCATTACAAGTATAAACCTGAAGATTTTTTCCATAGTAATAAGTAGTTTAATTATGATAAATAAGTTTAATGTATGTGTTAAATTATCATTTCGATATCCAAATATTCCAGCTTATTTCTGAAAATGATCCCTTCATTAAACCCAGCATCATTAATTTCCAACAATTACGATCTTCATTATTTTCCCGAATAATTGCTTTCCGGTGCTCCTAAATAACTCGGTTTAAGCCCGCCTGTATCAATTAAAATCTTTTCTAAAACAATTCCGGGCTCCAAAACCCTAAACCGTAAAGTGTGTTTACCCGACTGAGGAATCCGGTGTTTTGTGACTGATTTTATAATGTGTTCTGACTGCCATCTTCCCAATTCACCTTTATAATGACCGTTGAAATTGACGACCTGCGGCGTCTGTCCGTCGAAAGAAATCTCATATCGCAATCCTTTATTGTGATTATAATTTAAAGTTGGAGCCAATAACAGCTGGACATCAAACTCACCTTCAGATTTGAAATCAATATCATATTCCAGATAAATATTTTCATCAGCTTTCGGATAGGCATTTTGTGGAAAAGTAGTCACACCGGATCTGGTTTTCCCGAAATCAGGAATCACTTCCCAGTGGATCCGGGTTGAATTACTGATTCTAGCAAAATTTTCAGCTTCTATGGAAACATAGCCGTCTTTCTCCTGAAACATTTTCTCTCTGGAAGCATTATCATCATATACATAAGTAACTTCAGGCATGATGTTTTCTTTTGTATCATTCCATGTTTTGTAACCTATACGCATCTGGTCCATCATGTGTGTCCATTTTCCGCCGGCAATCTCATTGTTGTATTTGTTATCCAGATAAGCATTTCTCTCAAAACATTCTTTTACCTTGTCAGCGTAATCATTTGCTTTGGTGTCATATTTGGCAGCCAATTCCCTGTTTTTGGCTACGGCATAATACATTTCATACAAATTGCTGCATGCCTCAATGGGGTAAAGAACCAATTGATAGTAGGCATCCTGATATTCTGCCGGAATCAGTTCTTTTAAACGCAAGGCATCAATTGCCAATGCTCTGTAATCATTTAAAACCGTTTCAAATTCATTGTAATTTTCCAGGCTGAACGTTTTGCTGTCCAGCGTTTCCGGTGTTACGCGGCGATTGTATTTGGCATACCGATTAATCATTCCGGCAATTTCCCTCGAATATTTTTTTCCAAACTGCTGGGCGGCCCATTTTTCGGTATATTCCAGAAGGTTTTTAGCATTAAACTGTTTCGGGTTCCATGCCATTTCCATGAAAAAACTGATCGGGAATTCCATCGGTTTCAAATCGCCTACGTTGACTACCCAGACTTTATCTACTTTATGTTCATAAGACAGGTTCATCTGTTCCCAGATCCGCTGTACCGGACTGATATTGATCCATTTGGAATTTCTCGGGCCGCCTACATAATCAAAATGGTAATACATTCCGTAACCGCCTTTATGCAAAGGTTTTGAAAGATCCGGAAGCTTTCTCACATTGCCCCAGTTGTCATCACAGAACAGGAGAATCACATCATCAGGAACCTTCATCCCTTTGTCATAATAATCCTGGACTTCTTTATAGAGTGCCCAAACCTGAGGCGTTTTGCTTGGATTTTTACCGGTCACATTCTGAATAATTTTGCGCTGGTCCTTCACGATGTTCTCCAATAAGGAAATATTGGTTCCCTCTCCCATCGCCTCGTCGCCGTCGCCACGCATCCCGACGGTTACCAGTTTTTCCCAGTTTTTGCTTCTCACGATTCCCGCTTTCCAGAATTCCTGCAGGACTTTGGCATTTTTGGAATAATCCCAGACATTCGGAAGGTTGTTTCTTTTGATATACCGGTGCCAGTCGGTCTGTGCCTGTGCCATCGGTTCATGGTGCGAAGTTCCCATCACGATCCCCATTTCGTTGGCTAACGGTCCGCTCAAAGCATCATCGTCATAAAATGCTTTCCCCCACATGGCAGGCCAGAGATAGTTGCCTTTCAGGCGGAGGATCAGTTCAAAAACCTTTTCGTAAAATTTAGAGTTGATCCCGCCGAAAGTGGCTCTTGCCCAGCCACCGAGTGAGGGTTCTTCGTCATTGAGGAAAATTCCGCGGTATTCCACAGCCGGTTCTCCATCGGTATAGATTCCTTTTTTGAAATATAAATTTTCTTTCGGTTCTACCGGGACATCTGCCCAATAGTTCCAGGGCGAAACGCCGATCTGCTGCGAAACTTCATAAATCCCGTAAATGGTTCCGCGTTTGTCGCTTCCCGCAATCACAATCGCTTCCGGAACTCCAGGAAACGGATTGCTGACATTCTGAATGATGTATTTTTCGTGTTTTCCCGTTAAAGATCTGCCATCAATTTTTTTCTGTCTGATTAGATCATCAATCACGGATTTTGTTCCGGCAGTCCCGATGATAATCAGGGGAGAATTCATGCCTGAAATCTGATTCAAAACAGTAGGCTGCCCGTCGGTCACTTTTTGAAAATCGGATTGCAGGTTTTTAACAGCCCTGAGTATTCCGGCATCGATATTAGCATTTGTATATAATGAAATCCTTACTGATTTGTCTTTCAGAAGAATGGCGTTACTGTTTTTTTCGGTTGTTATAAACGGTTCGGTCGCCTGCGCATTCATGCTGAAAACAAGCAGCAGTAAAACCAGCAACAGCATTGGTAATCTTTTCATAATCTTTATTTATATTTCGATTTGATAAAAAATGATATCTAAAAATCTGTAGAGTTTTTAATCCTTGACTGGTATCGTTGAACCTTTTCAGGATTCGTCTTTTGTATGCTCTGTTTTTCCGTAGATGCCAATACAGCTATCTATATTGAATCCTACGTATTCTTTTTGAGATCGAATCTCCTGCAGCCTGAAGTGCCTCTCTTCTTTCCTGATAACACAAAACCTGAAGCAAATACAACTGATTTATTCATCAACTTTTTATTTGTATTTCTAATACTTATTAATTTGGATAAAAAATAACGGCCGTTAATTATTTTTCTATTTTTAATATTTAATCCTTTATTAACATTACATTCTTTCAATTTATTACCACAGGTTTCACCTACAGCTATTAATATTGAACCCTTCGGATTCACTTGTGGCTAATCGTATGCAGCCCGACCTGAGAGGAGCTCTTTTTGTGCAGCAAGCGGAACAAAAAAGCGGGAACGGAGGGCGGATAAAGCTGCCCAAAATATCACATTATTTTTTTATTTTAAACCCGTATTTACCCTGAAAAAATCAACATCTACAAATCCTCCGGTACTTTTTGTTGCATAATTAAAAATGGCAAATTTAGATCCCATAAATAACTTCCTGTAATCGAAAATCATTTTATAATCTTTCGCCATTTCTGTCCAGTTTTTCTGGTCGGTGCTGTAAGAAAAATCCGCGAGGTCTTTTCCAGGGTTAAAATCTGCTTCAATACGGAGATAGATTCTATCTGAAGTTAAAGGGATGCGTTTCAGCTCTTCCTTTTTTACTCCGGTAATTGCTTTCGTTTTATGATCTAAACTGACTTCATGGGTGGAAAACGTCAAAAATTTCTGGCTGCCTTCTTTTATCACCTCGAGCAATCCGGAATCCCCATTAAATGCACCGAAACCAGCAACATCGCCGTCTTTCATTCCTGTTAAATCCAGCGCTACAACAGCACCTGATTTTGGTCCGGTCATTCTTTGCGTCAACGTATTCGGAGCAGCATAAATATTATCAGCTATCCTGCCCGTTTTTAATCTCAAAAAACCTTTTCGTTCAGACAAAGACCAGGCTTCGTTTACGGGATTATGGTTCCACTGCCACTGGATTTTTAATTTTTTATCTGAAAACTCATCGCTTTCCACAATATTGTTTTTCGGTTTAAACGGTGGAAGCGGAACATTACCGTTCAATGGAACTTTTCCGTTATCACCCAAAACCGGCCAGTCATTTTCCCATTGTACGGGAATCAAAAGCGGAACCCGCCCTACTCCGCCTCTGTCCTGAAAAATAAGCGAATACCAGTTACCGTTTTCATCATCAATTAAAGCGCCTTGTCCGGCATAAGAAAATCCGAGAAAGTTGTCTTCCAGAATAACTTTTTTCTCGTAGGGCCCGGTCACTTTATCAGCTTTGTAAACTACCTGGCGGCGTTTTTCACCTTTGGGCCAGGAAATCATCATCATATAATATTTTCCGTTTCTTTTAATGATCTGATTGCCTTCGAGAAGTCCGGTTTCTGACGAATCTTTCTGAAAAACCACAGTTCCTTCGGGATTCCCAATCACTTCTGTAAAATCAGGGCTCAGTTCAAAGACTTTATTGGAAGTGAAGACATACACTCTGTCGTCATCGTCAAAGAGCAGTGAAGCATCGTGAAAATGCCTGGACCTTGTAATCAGTTTCCAGCTGCCTTTTTCCGGATTGCCCGTTACATAGATATAAGATCTGAAAGGTTCGTCATTCGGGGAAAATAGCACGTAATATTTTCCTTTGTGATAGCGGATGGAAGATGCCCATTGCCCGCGGCCGTAAACCGTTCCGTCCAATAAATCGTATCTAGAATTGTCATTCAGTCTGTCAAAAACATAACCAGACATTTCCCAATGCACCAAATCTTTGGAATGCATCACCGGAGCTCCCGGCATCAGGTGCATTGTGGTGCTTACCAGATAAAAATCACTGCCATTTCTTGTCACCGACAAATCCGGCGCATCTGCCCAAATAATGGGATTGGTAAACGGTGTCTCCTGCTTTTTCTGAACAGGATTTACCTGGGCCGAAAGAAGATTCAGCCCGATAAATCCATAAAAAGAAACTATATAAAATGATTTTTTAATTTTCAAGATTTATTATTTTGACGGTTTACTTTAAATTTCTCTCCTGCAGATTATTGTGTTATTAAAATCTGCATAATCAGGGATTATCATTTTTTAATCAGGTTTAATATCGTTAGCCGACGTACTGTACAAACCAATCAAACTACCCGTAAAACCACCTGCAACATCTGTGGATAAAATATCTCCGGAAACCGGACCGCCGAGGTTTTTGAAGTTTTTGCCATCCAGGGAATAATTAAACTGATGTTCATCCTTTTCCCCGGCTACCTGCAATTTGATTGGTTTGGAAAGTGCAATCTTTTCGCTGGCAATCAGTTTGGATTCTCCTTTTTCCGTTCTTTCCAGAACGATGTAAAAATCCTTATCTTTTTTTGTAATCCCGAAAACGTAGTTGAATTTTTCACTCTGATAGCAGGTAATCCCTGCCAGTTCTTTTTCAGATTTCGGCTTGTAATCAAGCGTTACGGAAGTTTCAAAATCTTCATGCTGCAGCCTGTAAAATAATGCCGAAACCGGGGCCAATGCTTTGATATTGGTTTCAAAAGGAGCTACTTTCACTCCGTTTTTAGTGATACTGATGAAATTCTCCCGGGGTCCCCGCATGGCTACCCATCGGAAATCCAGGTTTTTATCCGTCAGCTTATCGGAATAAGTGAAGTTTCCGTTCGGGAAAAATCCGTTTTGGCCGACCTGGTTTTTAACGCCTTCCGGCATTTTTAATTTCGGTTTCATCGGGACCAGTCCGTTCTGGAAGACAGGATACGTTCCGCTCCAGTCCACCGGAAGAATGAAAGTCTCACGGCCGCTGTTGACCCTGTTGTTTACATTCGGGCGGATAGCCAGAAAAACCCCGTAATATTTACCGTCCGGCGTTTCCACCAAATCCGCGTGGCCCGCCCAATCCACTTTGTCTTTCCGGTCTTTCGGGAAATAGCGCTGGGTCAAAATCGGATTATTTCCTGCAGGAACAAACGGACCTTTGGGAGCATCTGACATAAAAATAACTTCGCTGTGGTTGCCGCCTGTTCCGCCTTCCGCACACATCAGAAAATATTTCCCGTTCTTTTTATATAAATGCGGACCTTCTATCCAGATGGGTTTTTGGGAAAGATCAACACCGCCATTTACGATGATTTTATCTGAACCTGCAATTACCTGGTCTTTTTCAAGATCATAATCCCACATTTTGATGACACGATGGCCATTGTACTGCTCGGTTCCTTTTGGCGGCGCATCATTGTGAACGATATAGGCCTTACCGTCATCATCAAAGAAAATCGAAGGGTCGATGCCGTCAAAATTCAGTTTTTGCACTTCGCTCCAGCCTTTAGCAGGATCTTTGGTTTTTACGACCATATTCCCGATTCCGCCGGCAATCTGCGTGGTGATCATATAAAAAGTGTCGTTGTGCTTATTGTATTTAATATCCGGGGCATAAATTCCCTGTGAAACGCCTGATTTCTCGACTTTCAGCTGTGAAGGCCTGTCCAGAACGTGCCCCACCTGCTTCCAGTTGACCAAATCTCTGGAAGTAAAAATTGGAACCCCGGGAAACATTGAAAATGAAGAGTTGACTAAGTAATAATCGTCTCCTTTTTTGGTAATACTCGGATCCGGATAGCATCCCTGAAGAATAGGAGAATAAAATTCGCCTTCTTTCAATGGATTGTCTGTGTATATTTTATCATTTCCACGGTAGGAAAAGTCTGAAAAAGTCTGTGCAGAAAAGTTATTTAGGGAAAGCAGGGAAACTGCAGTTGCCAAAGTGAGCCTGTTTCTTAAAAAAGCCGAATCTATTATTTTCTGTTTCATATATAGATTTTTATCGTTTTAAATTAATACTGAATTTCAGATGGTTTTGTCATGATTTTATGCTTTGATTTGATCATCAGGCTTTGCATTCTTCCTGTTCAGGAACCAGATAATTCCCCATGCGGCAATGTATGATATCCCGGCAATGAAAAATATAATATTGTATCCTCCGTTGATGTTTCCCGCTTTTTTGAAGGTGTCCAGGACAATTCCGATAAACAGCGGGAAAATGATCCCTGCTGCCGAGCCGAGCATTCCGCCGAATCCAATGACGGAGCTTACATAATTATTGGGTAATTTATCCCCGACCGTTGTCATCAGATTAGCTCCCCAGCCCTGATGTGCTGCCGTTGCCAGTGCAATGATAAAGGTAATGAGCCATACATTGTCTACGTATTTTGAGA
The sequence above is a segment of the Chryseobacterium sp. JJR-5R genome. Coding sequences within it:
- a CDS encoding sodium:solute symporter family transporter; the protein is MGNLSTIDIIIFLIYFVVVAGYGIWIYNRKKSAATGSKDYFLAEGSLTWWAIGASLIASNISAEQFIGMSGEGFFVGIAVAAYEWLAAVALIIIAIWFIPIYLKNKIYTMPQFLETRYNKSVSLIMAVFWLFLYVIVNLTSILYLGALAIDTLLGGDNLHIIMIGLLLMALLIGLGGMKVIGYTDVIQVAVLIIGGFATVYMALQIVDQRINGAAVGNALAGFQTLMNEAPQHFKLILDKPATTTTTLAMPENLNVQKYVVLPGLAMYFAGQWIVNLNYWGCNQYITQRALGADLKTARTGILFAGFLKLFMPIIVMLPGIAAYVLYTKGHLTGFNGVKDGAYSAILGFLPTGLKGLAVAALTAAIVASLAGKVNSISTIFTLDIYKKYLKADATEIQMVRTGRWSIIIAMFVALAFTWTDVLGIGGEGGFTFIQKYTGFISPGVFAMFLLGMFWKRTTGTAALVGVLLGFLLAVFFNSFAVGIFGKETWLYTAFTYEKLENGVVHTITEIPFLINMGWSFFITVVVMVLISLAGPKVNPKAFAIDASMFKVDNRTLVMVVVTLLLLTALYVRFW
- a CDS encoding aldose epimerase family protein, whose protein sequence is MENTEVSEYGVTGKGDSVKKYTLTNRNGMKVEVIGYGGTIISLTAPDKNGIYEDVVLGFTKPEDYFNGNPYFFGALVGRYGNRIGNAEFTLEGKTCKLYANDGLNSLHGGKEGFDTKIWTVEPVENAQFPTLKLTYVSADGEEGFPGRLTTTVFYTLTDNNALEISYEAIVDKATVVNLTQHSYFNLSGDFTKAITDHEMQIIADQFLPVNENIIPTGELREVKGTPFDFTVSRTIGRDIDADDEQLRLGEGYDHNWMLNGKDLRTIAAVCHPESGRVMEVMSDQPGVQFYSGNFLDGKYETKTGGKYEKRSGFCLETQHYPDSPNQKAFPSTELQPGQKYQTKTIYKFSVKK
- a CDS encoding T9SS type A sorting domain-containing protein, encoding MEKIFRFILVMITGIAVSVQLKAQNVQAKVKIDKTVAYQKITGFGGFVCSPQFAYNHMTTTEIQKLWGTGSEGGYNIMRLYIPDQSSNWNAVLATAQLAKSMGLTLFASPWTMPADWKTNNHVNAVYTDANGIQQIGYLKPEKYQDYALYLNSFVTYLQDNGVTLDYISIQNEPDEMAQYQGCIWTPTQIANFVKNYGQLINCKVIAPESVGFTDNYANAFLDPAVMANFEVYGGHQYGAIQSVYKQFQNHNKEIWQTEYLINWNSPSSQTPRDFIWNTDGFTFAKSVNTALLGNVNAWIHYASKRYYGLMGDGTYGTASGNMTKRGYILSQYAKNTTGKTRIDAKWETPGGTLEGSSYISPDGSQITLVVINPSSGTYDLKVDLPFFTTSGVQTTTSQSVNMASSPFSFSTASFRPTVQVSPSSVMTFVFNKSSDRPVSLMTGGDVHYNKIETQATTNSAFGTGYQLSGKTVTFYNSTPLISSNTNTNNGYLNLDDRYNKLIFNVLSYTTSGLPTSSNTTLYYVDTSGTVRSHNYGNIAFPAQGSGSFNLVFDISRAVLPYGCKGIIGLRSGNYSSILTLTFGDVYFNVGNERASKFASAYSPTDSSLMDALENEYYTSIDFRDVTGITSANTWNSASANRNSIFYVNGSVGNSNTNVVSGNSCQDLVLSDLGKDFQVPFGFNTGSATYTRTFNGYGIVILPFQSAVPSGVMAYTMQPGSGAVVCTPVSNGVIPANIPVLINATGSKTFTGSGAVSTPKAITVNQINGVYQSVKAAAGGYVLKTENGITGFYKVTAGNEPVISSFQGYLTENNAYTNDFLSLSFATLGVNDVRVDNNGIVLYPNPAENEIFVDWKSADADYSIIDAKGSTVSQKAKLTHGKNRIDVSKLPSGIYFIEISGSGKTTAGKFIKK
- a CDS encoding glycosyl hydrolase 115 family protein, with the translated sequence MKRLPMLLLVLLLLVFSMNAQATEPFITTEKNSNAILLKDKSVRISLYTNANIDAGILRAVKNLQSDFQKVTDGQPTVLNQISGMNSPLIIIGTAGTKSVIDDLIRQKKIDGRSLTGKHEKYIIQNVSNPFPGVPEAIVIAGSDKRGTIYGIYEVSQQIGVSPWNYWADVPVEPKENLYFKKGIYTDGEPAVEYRGIFLNDEEPSLGGWARATFGGINSKFYEKVFELILRLKGNYLWPAMWGKAFYDDDALSGPLANEMGIVMGTSHHEPMAQAQTDWHRYIKRNNLPNVWDYSKNAKVLQEFWKAGIVRSKNWEKLVTVGMRGDGDEAMGEGTNISLLENIVKDQRKIIQNVTGKNPSKTPQVWALYKEVQDYYDKGMKVPDDVILLFCDDNWGNVRKLPDLSKPLHKGGYGMYYHFDYVGGPRNSKWINISPVQRIWEQMNLSYEHKVDKVWVVNVGDLKPMEFPISFFMEMAWNPKQFNAKNLLEYTEKWAAQQFGKKYSREIAGMINRYAKYNRRVTPETLDSKTFSLENYNEFETVLNDYRALAIDALRLKELIPAEYQDAYYQLVLYPIEACSNLYEMYYAVAKNRELAAKYDTKANDYADKVKECFERNAYLDNKYNNEIAGGKWTHMMDQMRIGYKTWNDTKENIMPEVTYVYDDNASREKMFQEKDGYVSIEAENFARISNSTRIHWEVIPDFGKTRSGVTTFPQNAYPKADENIYLEYDIDFKSEGEFDVQLLLAPTLNYNHNKGLRYEISFDGQTPQVVNFNGHYKGELGRWQSEHIIKSVTKHRIPQSGKHTLRFRVLEPGIVLEKILIDTGGLKPSYLGAPESNYSGK
- a CDS encoding glycoside hydrolase 43 family protein; translated protein: MKIKKSFYIVSFYGFIGLNLLSAQVNPVQKKQETPFTNPIIWADAPDLSVTRNGSDFYLVSTTMHLMPGAPVMHSKDLVHWEMSGYVFDRLNDNSRYDLLDGTVYGRGQWASSIRYHKGKYYVLFSPNDEPFRSYIYVTGNPEKGSWKLITRSRHFHDASLLFDDDDRVYVFTSNKVFELSPDFTEVIGNPEGTVVFQKDSSETGLLEGNQIIKRNGKYYMMMISWPKGEKRRQVVYKADKVTGPYEKKVILEDNFLGFSYAGQGALIDDENGNWYSLIFQDRGGVGRVPLLIPVQWENDWPVLGDNGKVPLNGNVPLPPFKPKNNIVESDEFSDKKLKIQWQWNHNPVNEAWSLSERKGFLRLKTGRIADNIYAAPNTLTQRMTGPKSGAVVALDLTGMKDGDVAGFGAFNGDSGLLEVIKEGSQKFLTFSTHEVSLDHKTKAITGVKKEELKRIPLTSDRIYLRIEADFNPGKDLADFSYSTDQKNWTEMAKDYKMIFDYRKLFMGSKFAIFNYATKSTGGFVDVDFFRVNTGLK